A part of Acidimicrobiales bacterium genomic DNA contains:
- a CDS encoding enoyl-CoA hydratase → MRYELVPTGEEGDVVARVTLDRPEARNAQNKRMTYELDDAFSRAVRDPTVKVIVLDADGPHFCSGHDLRDTESSREFPPVHPVGPYDREGVEGYLAYESEVYLAMCWRWRNLPKPTIAAAQGKTIAGGLMLLWVCDLIVAADDALFADPTVAMGVNGVEYFAHPWELGPRKAKELLFTGDWLTADEAHRCGMVNHVVPRDELAGFTLALATRIASKPSFALQAAKESVNQTLEAQGQYTAFRAAFSWQHLAHAHNRLRFGMIVDPGGVGKAGAPRSPRSKA, encoded by the coding sequence ATCCGCTACGAGCTGGTCCCCACCGGCGAGGAGGGGGACGTGGTCGCCCGCGTCACCCTCGACCGCCCCGAGGCCCGCAACGCCCAGAACAAGCGGATGACCTACGAGCTCGACGACGCCTTCTCGCGGGCCGTGCGCGACCCGACGGTGAAGGTGATCGTGCTCGACGCCGACGGGCCACACTTCTGCTCCGGCCACGATCTGCGCGACACGGAGAGCAGCCGGGAGTTCCCGCCCGTGCACCCGGTCGGCCCCTACGACCGCGAGGGGGTCGAGGGCTACCTCGCCTACGAGTCCGAGGTGTACCTGGCCATGTGCTGGCGGTGGCGCAACCTGCCCAAGCCCACCATCGCCGCGGCGCAGGGCAAGACGATCGCCGGTGGGCTGATGCTGCTGTGGGTGTGCGACCTGATCGTGGCGGCCGACGACGCGCTGTTCGCCGACCCGACCGTCGCGATGGGCGTGAACGGCGTGGAGTACTTCGCCCACCCCTGGGAGCTCGGGCCCCGCAAGGCGAAGGAGCTGCTGTTCACCGGCGACTGGCTCACGGCCGACGAGGCGCACCGGTGCGGGATGGTGAACCACGTCGTGCCCCGCGACGAGCTGGCCGGCTTCACCCTCGCGCTGGCCACGCGGATCGCGTCGAAGCCCAGCTTCGCCCTGCAGGCGGCCAAGGAGTCGGTGAACCAGACGCTCGAGGCGCAGGGCCAGTACACGGCGTTCCGGGCTGCCTTCTCCTGGCAGCACCTGGCGCACGCCCACAACCGGCTGCGCTTCGGCATGATCGTCGACCCCGGTGGGGTCGGGAAGGCCGGAGCGCCCCGCAGCCCTCGGTCGAAGGCCTGA
- a CDS encoding TetR/AcrR family transcriptional regulator produces the protein MATARPIFATFGYDATTNKEVAAAAGITTGAIYHYFDAKADLFVAVFEEVQDTVFGAFEEAVAPHEGFLDRLIAMLDCAVRLNTLDASIAGFLVSVPAEVQRHPELATRVGPLNRAGPFFEWLVVGAEARGELAEGVEPSTVVDMILALTAGLARFANEAGNPERHARATEAMKRLILGTLVSSEPGPAPPDGRVGRRTRTAGAR, from the coding sequence GTGGCCACCGCAAGGCCGATCTTCGCCACCTTCGGCTACGACGCCACCACCAACAAGGAGGTCGCGGCGGCCGCCGGCATCACGACCGGTGCGATCTACCACTACTTCGATGCCAAGGCCGACCTGTTCGTGGCCGTCTTCGAGGAGGTGCAGGACACCGTGTTCGGCGCCTTCGAGGAGGCCGTCGCTCCGCACGAGGGCTTCCTCGACCGCTTGATCGCCATGCTCGACTGCGCGGTGCGCCTCAACACTCTCGACGCCTCCATCGCCGGCTTCCTGGTCTCGGTGCCGGCGGAGGTGCAGCGCCATCCGGAGCTGGCCACCCGGGTGGGGCCCCTCAACCGGGCCGGCCCCTTCTTCGAGTGGCTCGTGGTGGGGGCCGAGGCCCGGGGTGAGCTCGCAGAGGGCGTGGAGCCGTCGACGGTCGTCGACATGATCCTGGCGCTCACCGCCGGCCTCGCCCGCTTCGCCAACGAGGCCGGCAACCCGGAGCGCCATGCCCGCGCCACCGAGGCGATGAAGCGCCTGATCCTGGGCACCTTGGTGTCGTCGGAGCCCGGGCCGGCCCCGCCGGATGGTCGCGTCGGCCGCCGCACCCGGACCGCCGGGGCCCGCTGA
- a CDS encoding (2Fe-2S)-binding protein: MHLEPLGVDIPVPRALSLMEAAEAAGWRWPTVCQGTAICTRCWIEVDPADADALSPMRPDEREALDRVRWRGDPVAGERLACQVHVRRDVTVFKRFVTRRADTDTDT, translated from the coding sequence GTGCACCTCGAGCCGCTCGGGGTCGACATCCCGGTGCCCCGCGCGCTGTCCCTGATGGAGGCGGCCGAGGCCGCGGGCTGGCGCTGGCCCACGGTGTGCCAGGGGACGGCCATCTGCACGCGCTGCTGGATCGAGGTGGATCCGGCCGACGCCGACGCCCTCTCGCCCATGCGGCCCGACGAGCGCGAGGCCCTCGACCGGGTCCGCTGGCGGGGCGACCCGGTGGCCGGTGAGCGCCTCGCCTGTCAGGTGCACGTGCGCCGTGACGTGACGGTGTTCAAGCGCTTCGTCACCCGGCGCGCCGACACCGACACCGACACCTGA